One genomic region from Streptomyces sp. NBC_01431 encodes:
- a CDS encoding NAD(P)H-binding protein, whose product MILVTGATGNVGSELVRILGELLGGTGEEVHALSRSGSPAGLPANARAVAGDLNRPESFAASLAEARALFLLPGYENMAATLAAARAGAAERVVLLSGGSAGGGDLTNAVSRYMIESETAVRESGLPWTILRPRMFMSNSLEWTERLRQGDVVRAPFADVRAAVVDPYDIAACAAVALNGADHEGRIHTLSGPESLLPADRARILGEVLGRELHLEGVPDDEAYKEMSARMPVPYVDAFFSFYVDGTLDESGVVDTVREVTGREPRTFRQWAEAHADAFR is encoded by the coding sequence ATGATCCTGGTGACCGGGGCGACGGGGAACGTCGGGTCCGAACTGGTCCGGATTCTGGGCGAGTTGCTCGGCGGTACCGGCGAGGAGGTACATGCGCTCAGCCGTTCCGGAAGCCCGGCGGGCCTGCCCGCGAACGCGCGGGCGGTGGCCGGTGACCTCAACCGGCCCGAGTCCTTCGCCGCCTCCCTCGCCGAGGCACGCGCACTGTTCCTGCTGCCCGGCTACGAGAACATGGCGGCGACGCTGGCCGCCGCCCGCGCGGGCGCGGCCGAACGCGTGGTGCTGCTCTCCGGCGGCTCGGCGGGCGGCGGCGACCTCACGAACGCGGTGTCCCGCTACATGATCGAGTCCGAAACGGCGGTACGGGAGTCGGGACTGCCGTGGACGATCCTGCGCCCCCGGATGTTCATGTCCAACTCCCTTGAATGGACTGAGCGGTTGAGACAGGGCGATGTGGTGCGGGCGCCCTTCGCGGACGTACGGGCCGCGGTGGTCGACCCGTACGACATCGCCGCGTGCGCGGCCGTGGCGCTCAACGGCGCGGACCACGAGGGGCGGATCCACACCCTCTCCGGTCCCGAGTCACTGCTGCCCGCCGACCGGGCGCGCATTCTCGGCGAGGTACTCGGCCGCGAGCTCCACCTCGAGGGCGTCCCCGACGACGAGGCGTACAAGGAGATGTCGGCGCGGATGCCGGTGCCGTACGTCGACGCGTTCTTCAGCTTCTACGTGGACGGCACGCTCGACGAGTCGGGTGTGGTGGACACGGTGCGCGAGGTCACGGGACGCGAGCCGCGCACGTTCCGGCAGTGGGCCGAGGCGCACGCCGACGCGTTCCGGTAG
- a CDS encoding DUF2254 domain-containing protein, whose translation MDTGKGYRRPRALSPLREHLRDTFWFAPTAAMVLTFALWTGVSEADAAIIRMLQDRQAYDEVTELIRLVDDAKTVITTVSSAMMTFIGVVFSISLVAVQMASGQSPRVVRIFVRSRITKLTFAVFLATFTLTLLVLTSFDSETDPRLVTSVPFLQSAFTLLMVALSLFLFIAYVNSTLRLMRVGHVVDRITGEALRVVDKMPRGDVGGLPFGPETARIGYSGRGGVLRDVNIARLVRAARRHGVVLRLIPRIGDFVVAGTPLLAVHGGEKAPSLRGLRYTVSVGVERTFHQDLGFGLRQLGDIALRALSPAINDPTTAVQCLDRIVQLLTALVNRPLGAVGHRDGKGEVRLVQNVPDWADLVDLSFSEIRLCAVGSPQVTRRIAAGLDDLLRIAPEARRAPLLRHRALLGQAVTLAVPQSSECAFALEPDRQGIG comes from the coding sequence GTGGACACGGGCAAGGGATACCGGCGGCCGCGGGCGTTGTCGCCGCTGCGGGAGCATCTGCGCGACACCTTCTGGTTCGCGCCGACCGCGGCGATGGTGCTGACCTTCGCACTGTGGACCGGCGTGTCCGAGGCCGACGCGGCCATCATTCGGATGCTCCAGGACCGTCAGGCCTACGACGAGGTCACCGAGCTCATCCGGCTCGTCGACGACGCCAAGACCGTGATCACCACGGTCAGCTCGGCGATGATGACCTTCATCGGAGTCGTGTTCAGCATTTCGCTGGTCGCCGTCCAGATGGCCAGTGGGCAGTCGCCGCGGGTCGTGCGGATCTTCGTGCGGTCCCGCATCACCAAGCTGACCTTCGCCGTCTTCCTGGCCACTTTCACGCTGACGCTGCTCGTGCTCACCTCGTTCGACAGCGAGACCGACCCCCGTCTGGTGACCAGCGTTCCGTTTCTGCAGAGCGCTTTCACGCTCCTGATGGTCGCGCTGAGCCTGTTTCTCTTCATCGCGTACGTGAACTCGACGCTCCGGCTCATGCGGGTCGGGCATGTGGTCGACCGGATCACCGGAGAGGCGTTGCGCGTGGTGGACAAGATGCCGCGCGGCGATGTCGGCGGGCTGCCCTTCGGGCCGGAGACGGCCCGGATCGGGTACAGCGGGCGCGGCGGGGTGCTGCGGGACGTGAACATCGCCCGGCTCGTCCGGGCAGCCCGGCGCCATGGCGTGGTGCTCCGGCTGATCCCCCGGATCGGGGACTTCGTGGTGGCGGGCACTCCGCTGCTCGCGGTGCACGGGGGTGAGAAGGCTCCCTCGCTCCGCGGGCTGCGGTACACGGTGTCGGTGGGTGTGGAGCGTACGTTCCACCAGGATCTGGGGTTCGGGCTGCGGCAGCTCGGCGACATCGCGCTGCGGGCCCTGTCGCCCGCCATCAACGACCCGACCACCGCCGTGCAGTGCCTGGACCGGATCGTCCAGCTCCTGACGGCGCTGGTGAACCGGCCGCTCGGGGCGGTGGGACACCGGGACGGCAAGGGAGAGGTGCGGCTCGTTCAGAACGTGCCGGACTGGGCCGATCTCGTTGATCTGAGCTTCTCCGAGATCCGGCTCTGCGCGGTCGGAAGTCCCCAGGTCACCCGGCGGATCGCGGCCGGGCTCGACGATCTGCTGCGGATCGCGCCCGAGGCCCGGCGCGCGCCCCTGTTGCGGCACCGGGCGCTGCTCGGGCAGGCCGTGACGCTCGCGGTGCCTCAATCCTCGGAGTGTGCCTTCGCGCTGGAGCCGGACCGGCAGGGGATCGGATGA
- a CDS encoding beta-ketoacyl-ACP synthase III: MRGSRVVAVGHYQPAKVLTNGDLAELVDTSDEWISSRVGIRTRHVAGPDEPVDELAAHAGAKALASAGLTPADIDLVLVATSTAADRSPNTAARVAARLGMGSPAVLDLNVVCAGFTHALATADSLVRTGTATRALVIGADKMTAVTDWTDRTTCVLVGDGAGAAVVEASEQELIGPVLWGSVPEMGHAVRIEGTPPVFAQEGQSVYRWATTQLPPIARQVCERAGLTPEDLAAVVLHQANLRIIEPVARKIGAVNAVIARDVVDSGNTSAASIPLALSKLVERGEIRTGDPVLLFGFGGNLSYAGQVIRCP, encoded by the coding sequence ATGCGAGGCTCGCGCGTTGTCGCAGTCGGGCACTACCAGCCCGCCAAGGTGCTCACCAATGGCGACCTCGCCGAGCTGGTCGATACCAGCGACGAATGGATCAGCAGCCGGGTCGGCATCCGCACCCGCCATGTCGCGGGCCCCGACGAACCCGTCGACGAGCTGGCAGCGCACGCCGGGGCGAAGGCCCTGGCCAGTGCCGGTCTGACCCCCGCCGACATCGACCTGGTCCTGGTGGCGACGTCCACCGCGGCCGACCGTTCGCCGAACACCGCCGCCCGGGTCGCCGCCCGCCTCGGCATGGGCTCGCCCGCGGTCCTCGACCTCAACGTCGTCTGCGCCGGGTTCACCCACGCCCTGGCCACCGCCGACAGCCTGGTGCGCACCGGAACCGCCACCCGCGCGCTGGTCATCGGCGCGGACAAGATGACGGCGGTGACCGACTGGACCGACCGCACCACCTGCGTCCTGGTTGGCGACGGCGCCGGGGCGGCGGTTGTCGAGGCGAGTGAACAGGAGCTGATCGGCCCGGTGCTGTGGGGCTCGGTGCCCGAGATGGGTCATGCGGTACGCATCGAAGGAACCCCGCCGGTGTTCGCGCAGGAGGGCCAGTCCGTCTACCGCTGGGCCACCACCCAGCTGCCGCCGATCGCCCGCCAGGTGTGCGAGCGCGCCGGACTCACCCCCGAGGACCTCGCGGCGGTCGTCCTGCACCAGGCCAATCTGCGCATCATCGAACCCGTCGCGCGCAAGATCGGCGCCGTCAACGCGGTGATCGCCCGCGATGTGGTCGACTCCGGGAACACCTCGGCGGCCAGCATCCCGCTGGCGCTGTCGAAGCTGGTCGAACGCGGCGAGATCCGCACCGGGGACCCGGTCCTGCTCTTCGGCTTCGGCGGCAACCTCTCGTACGCGGGCCAGGTCATCCGCTGCCCGTGA
- a CDS encoding isochorismatase family protein: protein MTAFPGAPATLDPARTALVLVDLMDRIAALPLAPRTGDQVVAVSKELARASRAAGATVVLVRVERPGVETQPPGSGLVEGLAADGDLIVVKRTIGGFHGTGLHQLLAQRGVDTLVFGGIATNLGVESTARAAADHGYQLLFAEDAMAALTEDEHRAAVRLNFPRLGTVVTASMIGFG, encoded by the coding sequence ATGACCGCTTTCCCAGGCGCGCCCGCCACCCTCGACCCCGCGCGCACCGCGCTCGTCCTCGTCGACCTGATGGACCGGATCGCGGCGCTGCCGCTGGCTCCCCGTACCGGCGATCAAGTCGTCGCCGTGTCAAAGGAGTTGGCGCGAGCCTCTCGCGCGGCGGGTGCGACCGTGGTGCTCGTGCGGGTGGAGCGGCCCGGCGTGGAGACCCAGCCGCCGGGCAGCGGGCTCGTCGAGGGGCTCGCGGCCGACGGGGACCTGATCGTGGTGAAGCGCACCATCGGCGGCTTCCACGGGACCGGCCTGCACCAACTCCTCGCGCAACGGGGTGTCGACACGCTCGTCTTCGGCGGCATCGCCACCAACCTCGGGGTCGAGTCGACGGCCCGCGCCGCTGCCGACCACGGCTACCAGCTGCTGTTCGCCGAGGACGCCATGGCCGCGCTGACCGAGGACGAGCACCGGGCGGCGGTCCGGCTGAACTTCCCGCGCCTCGGCACGGTCGTGACCGCATCCATGATCGGGTTCGGCTGA
- a CDS encoding (2Fe-2S) ferredoxin domain-containing protein has protein sequence MPKFTISAAGSRPCTLVVCRGCCCGDARKNPGTDHARQLARLRAAAAASGGRIAVRTTDCLGPCGQANVMVVQPSGSARARGARAAWIGWVLDDDATDDIVSWAEQGGPGLAEPPATLALQMIPAPSEARRRAR, from the coding sequence ATGCCCAAGTTCACGATATCCGCGGCCGGTTCACGTCCCTGCACCCTCGTCGTCTGCCGCGGCTGCTGCTGCGGCGACGCCCGCAAGAACCCCGGCACCGACCACGCCCGCCAGCTGGCCCGGCTGCGGGCGGCGGCCGCCGCGTCGGGCGGCCGGATCGCGGTGCGCACCACCGACTGCCTCGGGCCCTGCGGCCAGGCCAACGTGATGGTGGTCCAGCCGTCGGGCAGTGCCCGCGCGCGGGGCGCCCGCGCGGCCTGGATCGGCTGGGTCCTGGACGACGACGCCACCGACGACATCGTGTCCTGGGCCGAGCAGGGCGGCCCGGGTCTGGCCGAACCCCCGGCCACGCTCGCACTCCAGATGATCCCGGCTCCGTCCGAGGCGCGCAGGCGCGCGCGGTAG
- a CDS encoding quinone oxidoreductase family protein — translation MRRVRYEVNGGPEVLFTEDVAAPEPGPGELLVRTEAIGVTLPVVRKVREGAEPMPLGGEVAGTVIALGEGVGQFAPGDRVTGLCFTHGYAELAVLHSAMTSHVPAHATAVDAIALVRSGLVARGAYEAGRAERGESVLVTAAASAIGTLALQFAKSGGARRVVAAVSSPEKEAFVRELGADEVVLYGDDSWGESVDVVIDGVGGELLTPAVRALAPGGRLVAFSSVGGTFEAYDLLVGGKSVIGFQMALIARNKPALYASWRDELWELHAAGKLRTSVAAVLPLTEAAAAHELIESRRNLGKVVLVTGQG, via the coding sequence ATGCGTCGCGTTCGCTATGAGGTCAACGGCGGCCCCGAAGTCCTGTTCACCGAGGATGTCGCCGCACCCGAGCCCGGCCCGGGTGAGCTGTTGGTACGCACCGAGGCGATCGGAGTCACCCTGCCCGTCGTCCGCAAGGTCCGCGAGGGCGCCGAGCCCATGCCGCTCGGCGGCGAGGTCGCGGGCACCGTGATCGCACTCGGCGAAGGTGTCGGCCAGTTCGCGCCGGGCGACCGGGTGACGGGGCTCTGCTTCACCCACGGCTACGCCGAACTGGCCGTCCTGCACTCGGCGATGACCTCCCACGTTCCCGCCCACGCCACCGCGGTGGATGCCATCGCGCTGGTGCGCAGCGGGCTGGTGGCGCGCGGCGCGTATGAGGCCGGCCGCGCCGAACGCGGCGAGTCCGTCCTCGTGACCGCCGCCGCGAGCGCGATCGGCACGCTGGCCCTGCAGTTCGCGAAGTCAGGCGGTGCGCGGCGCGTCGTCGCCGCCGTCAGCTCACCCGAAAAGGAGGCCTTCGTACGGGAGTTGGGGGCCGATGAGGTCGTCCTGTACGGGGACGATTCGTGGGGCGAGTCGGTCGACGTGGTCATCGACGGAGTCGGCGGCGAGCTGCTCACCCCGGCGGTGCGAGCACTCGCGCCCGGCGGGCGACTCGTCGCGTTCAGCTCCGTCGGCGGCACCTTCGAAGCGTATGACCTGCTCGTGGGCGGCAAGTCCGTCATCGGCTTCCAGATGGCCCTGATCGCCCGCAACAAGCCTGCTCTGTATGCCAGTTGGCGGGACGAGCTGTGGGAACTGCACGCCGCCGGGAAGCTGCGGACCTCCGTCGCCGCGGTGCTGCCGCTTACCGAAGCCGCCGCGGCCCATGAGCTGATCGAGTCCCGCCGCAACCTGGGCAAGGTGGTCCTCGTCACCGGGCAGGGCTGA
- the fdhD gene encoding formate dehydrogenase accessory sulfurtransferase FdhD yields MGCNRTLPVQDNEIVKVTAPHDNPVTHGNPCDKGRFGFQRVRTETDQSDRGTEHMGRVTERRRVIRIRDGAVSTRPDTLVAEEPLEIRLGGKPLAITMRTPGDDFALAAGFLVSEGVLGSAAELQSIVYCAGATADGSNTYNVVDVKLAPGVALPDITLERNVYTTSSCGLCGKASLDAVRTQARFPIADTPPVRVEPELLASLPDRLRAAQRVFDRTGGLHAAALFSPEGELLDIREDVGRHNAVDKLVGRALQDDRLPLSRCILLVSGRASFELAQKAVMAGIPVLAAVSAPSSLAVDLAVESGLTLVGFLRGSSMNVYAGDERIALRSGV; encoded by the coding sequence ATCGGCTGCAACCGCACCCTCCCCGTGCAGGACAATGAGATCGTCAAGGTCACCGCGCCGCACGACAACCCGGTGACCCACGGCAACCCGTGCGACAAGGGGCGCTTCGGCTTCCAGCGCGTACGAACCGAGACCGACCAGAGCGACCGAGGGACTGAGCACATGGGACGGGTCACCGAACGCCGCCGCGTCATCCGCATCCGGGACGGGGCGGTCTCGACCCGCCCGGACACCCTGGTCGCCGAGGAGCCCCTGGAGATCCGGCTGGGCGGAAAGCCACTCGCGATCACGATGCGTACGCCCGGCGACGACTTCGCGCTCGCCGCGGGGTTCCTGGTCAGCGAGGGGGTGCTCGGGAGCGCCGCCGAACTCCAGTCGATCGTGTACTGCGCGGGCGCCACGGCCGACGGTTCCAACACGTACAACGTGGTCGACGTGAAGCTGGCGCCGGGCGTCGCGCTGCCCGACATCACCCTCGAACGGAACGTGTACACGACGTCCTCGTGCGGTCTGTGCGGCAAGGCCAGCCTGGACGCGGTCCGTACGCAGGCCCGCTTCCCGATCGCCGACACTCCCCCGGTCCGGGTGGAGCCCGAACTGCTCGCGAGCCTCCCCGACCGGCTGCGCGCGGCGCAGCGGGTCTTCGACCGGACGGGAGGCCTGCACGCGGCGGCGCTGTTCTCGCCGGAGGGCGAACTGCTCGACATACGCGAGGACGTGGGCCGCCACAACGCGGTCGACAAGCTGGTGGGGCGCGCTCTTCAGGACGACCGGCTGCCGCTGTCGCGCTGCATTCTGCTGGTGTCGGGGCGGGCCTCCTTCGAGCTCGCCCAGAAGGCGGTCATGGCGGGCATCCCGGTCCTCGCGGCGGTTTCCGCGCCGTCCTCGCTCGCCGTCGACCTGGCCGTCGAATCGGGCCTCACCCTGGTCGGCTTCCTGCGCGGCAGCTCCATGAACGTGTACGCGGGGGACGAGCGCATCGCGCTGCGCTCGGGCGTCTGA
- a CDS encoding MarR family winged helix-turn-helix transcriptional regulator: MTEQDALDAAARHDATERSAGAPLPALQRIQALPSWLIGRVAARGRGLVADALAREGVKMLHHAVLAAVCELGPVAQADLGRRLAIDPKDLVGILNDLQADGLTVREPDPRDRRKNAVTVTPAGRDVLRSCATAAEAANAQLLAPLAPAEARQLMALLTRLHEA; this comes from the coding sequence ATGACGGAACAAGACGCTCTCGACGCGGCCGCGAGGCATGACGCGACCGAGCGGAGCGCGGGCGCCCCGCTGCCCGCACTCCAGCGCATCCAGGCGCTGCCGAGCTGGCTGATCGGCCGGGTCGCCGCACGCGGGCGGGGCCTGGTCGCCGACGCCCTCGCGCGCGAGGGCGTCAAGATGCTGCACCACGCGGTGCTCGCCGCGGTCTGCGAACTCGGCCCGGTCGCCCAGGCCGATCTCGGCCGCAGGCTCGCCATCGACCCGAAGGACCTGGTCGGCATCCTCAACGACCTCCAGGCCGACGGCCTCACCGTCCGCGAACCCGACCCCAGGGACCGCCGCAAGAACGCGGTCACCGTCACTCCGGCAGGCCGGGACGTCCTGCGAAGCTGCGCGACGGCGGCCGAAGCGGCCAACGCCCAGCTCCTCGCACCTCTCGCCCCCGCCGAGGCGCGACAGCTGATGGCACTGCTCACGCGGCTGCACGAGGCCTAG
- a CDS encoding aldehyde dehydrogenase family protein, which translates to MAPTPAPLTLKPGTAWQDAWRRSLAAAPEAFRDDRVLNLWDGRWHADGRVLAATSPLDASPIVGPPRLDGPAAQQAVRAALDQHRAWRHVPLAERRARVGATLDALTGHRELLALLLVWEIGKPWRLATADVDRAIDGVRWYVENIDVMLAGRTPLPGPVSNIASWNYPMSVLVHAMLVQALAGNAVIAKTPTDGGVACLTLASALAVREGIPVTLVSGSGGELSEALVRSPEIGCVSFVGGRDTGARIATAVADLGKPHIPEQEGLNTWGIWNFTDWAGLACVIPKLFDYGKQRCTAYPRFVVQRTLFDQFLAAYLPAVRSVRAGHPLAVDDPQDPLPELDFGPLINAAKAKELSDQVAEAVDRGAVPLHRASLSDGRFLPGQDTSAYLAPVTLLNPPPSSPLFHAEPFGPVDTIVLVDTEAELLAAMNASNGALVATLSTDDPDTYDRLAPQIRAFKVGRGKPRSRGDREELFGGYGASWRGAFVGGDLLVRAVTEGPAGERAPGNFPDYRLIP; encoded by the coding sequence ATGGCACCCACCCCCGCCCCCCTCACCCTCAAGCCCGGCACCGCTTGGCAGGATGCCTGGCGGCGCAGCCTCGCCGCCGCCCCCGAGGCCTTCAGGGACGACCGAGTCCTGAACCTCTGGGACGGCCGGTGGCACGCCGATGGTCGCGTCCTGGCCGCCACCAGCCCTCTCGACGCGAGCCCCATCGTCGGCCCGCCCCGTCTCGACGGACCCGCCGCGCAACAGGCCGTACGGGCCGCACTCGACCAGCACCGCGCCTGGCGGCACGTCCCGCTCGCCGAGCGCCGTGCCCGCGTCGGCGCCACGCTCGACGCGCTGACCGGACACCGCGAGCTGCTCGCCCTGCTCCTCGTGTGGGAGATCGGCAAACCCTGGCGGCTGGCCACGGCGGACGTCGACCGCGCCATCGACGGGGTGCGTTGGTACGTCGAGAACATCGACGTGATGCTGGCGGGCCGGACCCCGCTGCCCGGCCCGGTGTCCAACATCGCGAGCTGGAACTACCCGATGTCGGTACTCGTTCACGCGATGCTGGTCCAAGCGCTCGCGGGTAACGCCGTGATCGCGAAGACCCCGACCGACGGCGGCGTCGCCTGCCTCACCCTGGCCAGTGCGCTCGCCGTGCGCGAGGGCATTCCGGTCACCCTGGTGAGCGGCAGCGGAGGCGAGCTCTCCGAGGCACTCGTCCGCTCCCCGGAGATCGGCTGCGTCTCCTTCGTCGGCGGCCGCGACACCGGCGCCCGCATCGCCACCGCCGTGGCCGACCTCGGCAAACCGCACATCCCGGAACAGGAGGGCCTGAACACCTGGGGCATCTGGAACTTCACCGACTGGGCCGGGCTCGCCTGTGTCATCCCCAAGCTCTTCGACTACGGCAAGCAGCGCTGCACCGCCTACCCCCGGTTCGTCGTCCAGCGCACCCTGTTCGATCAGTTCCTGGCCGCCTACCTGCCGGCCGTACGCTCCGTACGCGCCGGGCACCCCCTGGCCGTGGATGACCCCCAAGACCCCCTGCCGGAACTGGACTTCGGCCCGCTCATCAACGCGGCCAAGGCCAAGGAGCTGAGCGACCAGGTGGCCGAGGCCGTCGACCGGGGCGCCGTCCCGCTGCACCGGGCGTCCCTGTCCGATGGCCGATTCCTGCCCGGCCAGGACACCAGCGCCTATCTGGCGCCGGTCACCCTGCTCAACCCGCCGCCGTCCTCGCCGCTGTTCCACGCGGAACCGTTCGGCCCGGTCGACACGATCGTCCTGGTCGACACCGAGGCCGAACTGCTCGCCGCCATGAACGCGTCCAACGGAGCACTGGTGGCCACCCTGTCAACCGACGATCCGGACACCTACGACCGACTGGCCCCGCAGATACGGGCGTTCAAGGTGGGCCGTGGCAAACCCCGTTCACGGGGCGACCGGGAGGAACTGTTCGGCGGATACGGAGCGTCCTGGCGAGGCGCCTTCGTCGGCGGGGACCTCCTGGTACGGGCCGTGACCGAGGGCCCGGCGGGGGAGCGGGCCCCGGGCAACTTCCCCGACTACCGGCTGATCCCGTAA
- a CDS encoding PP2C family protein-serine/threonine phosphatase: protein MAPRTQNGRSDRPSWDERLSNRRRWPATAVLCGLVVVVAAIDLATGEGSQTIQVSGLAALVAAMLCTTGQVVVVGMFYTAAVAVVYTSELAASGAPTMIASTGGSIVAGIACVLLCQSRWEREKLLARVRFTAEAAQRTLLRELPLHTNDAVVDGLYMSSARDALIGGDIYEVLPTPYGTRVLIGDVRGKGLPAIHAGAAVLTSFREGAYHQASLLGVCTQMEQALLRHNHYAQDTGDGERFVTALVLQLEPGGRAELVGCGHTTPFSLDGGKAAEIWLADPGLPLGLGDLAGQARTTQELRFPAGERMVLCTDGVTEARDAKGDFYPLAERLSTWADLPSPELVEQLRLDLMRHTGDRQSDDAAILVVRRNGPFDAGKPDRGPVPDGRPSTGGRI from the coding sequence ATGGCACCCCGAACGCAGAACGGTCGCAGTGACCGGCCGAGCTGGGACGAGCGGCTGTCCAACCGCAGAAGGTGGCCGGCCACCGCGGTCCTGTGCGGGCTGGTGGTCGTGGTGGCCGCCATCGACCTCGCGACCGGCGAGGGGTCCCAGACCATTCAGGTGTCCGGACTGGCGGCGCTCGTGGCGGCGATGCTCTGCACCACCGGGCAGGTCGTGGTGGTGGGGATGTTCTACACCGCCGCGGTGGCTGTCGTTTACACCAGTGAGCTGGCCGCCTCGGGCGCCCCCACCATGATCGCGTCGACCGGGGGCTCGATCGTGGCCGGCATCGCCTGCGTTCTGCTGTGCCAGTCCCGGTGGGAACGCGAGAAACTGCTTGCCCGGGTCCGGTTCACGGCCGAGGCCGCCCAGCGGACCCTGTTGCGCGAACTGCCGCTCCACACCAACGACGCGGTGGTGGACGGGCTGTACATGTCGTCCGCACGGGACGCGCTGATCGGTGGTGACATCTACGAGGTCCTGCCCACTCCGTATGGCACCCGTGTGCTCATCGGGGACGTACGCGGCAAAGGGCTCCCCGCCATCCATGCCGGGGCCGCCGTGCTCACCTCGTTCCGGGAAGGCGCCTACCACCAGGCCTCGTTGCTCGGCGTGTGCACCCAGATGGAACAGGCGCTGCTGCGGCACAACCACTACGCCCAGGACACGGGGGACGGCGAGCGGTTCGTCACGGCGCTGGTATTGCAACTGGAGCCGGGGGGCCGGGCGGAGCTCGTCGGGTGCGGGCACACCACCCCGTTCAGTCTCGATGGCGGCAAGGCGGCGGAGATCTGGCTCGCCGACCCCGGACTCCCGCTCGGGCTGGGCGACTTGGCGGGGCAGGCGCGCACGACACAGGAGTTGCGCTTCCCCGCCGGGGAACGGATGGTGCTGTGCACGGACGGGGTGACCGAGGCCCGCGACGCGAAGGGGGACTTCTACCCCCTCGCCGAGCGCCTCAGCACATGGGCCGACCTGCCCTCGCCCGAACTGGTGGAGCAGCTGCGGCTCGACCTGATGCGGCACACCGGCGACCGGCAGAGCGACGACGCCGCCATCCTCGTCGTGCGCCGCAACGGCCCCTTCGACGCCGGGAAGCCGGACCGGGGGCCCGTGCCCGACGGCCGGCCGTCGACCGGCGGCCGGATCTGA
- a CDS encoding low temperature requirement protein A: MSAVDGMTAGAGSAAGRRVSTLELFFDLVFVFTITQLTVLLTHDLSFAQAGRVLLIFAVLFWMYGAYAYLTNQVPPETNARRIPLILGMCGFLTCALAIPGVFTTNGVAFGLGFLLVTVVHSALYALLHGRYVLSFALTNVLAALCVTAAGTVSGRAAEGLWLAALVLQNITPILSSRISADVNGERVPVTGRVGGLDPAHFVERHGLLLIVAFGESVIAIGVGSGELKLDWGMFGGVALALALATALWWTYFIRDEEAAEAALRAASGLSRFRLTMLAYYYSFVPMLLGVAVLAAGVKKSIGQLPEHLPTAPAVALAGGVALFLAGNAAFRATLRITPLRFRAGAAVVALATVPLGTHVSSLAELVALVLALVMMLLAEARWAPCTHDERGSA; encoded by the coding sequence ATGTCTGCCGTCGACGGCATGACGGCGGGGGCCGGGAGCGCCGCCGGGCGCCGGGTCTCCACCTTGGAGCTCTTCTTCGACCTCGTCTTCGTCTTCACGATCACACAGCTGACCGTGCTGCTCACGCACGACCTCTCGTTCGCCCAGGCGGGCCGGGTGCTGCTGATCTTCGCCGTCCTGTTCTGGATGTACGGGGCCTACGCCTACCTCACCAACCAGGTGCCGCCGGAGACCAACGCCCGCCGCATTCCGCTGATCCTCGGCATGTGCGGCTTCTTGACCTGCGCCCTGGCCATACCTGGCGTGTTTACCACCAACGGCGTCGCGTTCGGGCTCGGCTTCCTCCTGGTCACCGTCGTGCACAGCGCGCTCTACGCGCTGCTGCACGGGCGGTACGTCCTCAGTTTCGCGCTGACCAATGTGCTCGCGGCGCTGTGCGTGACGGCGGCGGGCACCGTCAGCGGGCGGGCGGCCGAGGGGCTGTGGCTGGCCGCGCTGGTGCTTCAGAACATCACTCCCATCCTGTCCAGCCGCATCAGCGCCGACGTGAACGGCGAGCGTGTGCCCGTCACGGGGCGGGTCGGCGGCCTCGACCCGGCGCACTTCGTGGAGCGGCACGGGCTGCTCCTGATCGTCGCGTTCGGCGAGTCCGTCATCGCCATCGGCGTCGGTTCCGGCGAACTCAAGCTGGACTGGGGGATGTTCGGCGGGGTGGCTCTCGCGCTCGCCCTGGCTACGGCACTGTGGTGGACGTACTTCATCCGGGACGAGGAGGCCGCCGAGGCGGCGCTGCGGGCCGCGTCCGGGCTCAGCCGGTTCCGGCTGACGATGCTCGCCTACTACTACAGCTTCGTGCCGATGCTGCTCGGTGTCGCGGTGCTCGCGGCCGGGGTCAAGAAGTCCATCGGGCAGCTGCCCGAGCACCTGCCGACCGCGCCTGCCGTCGCCCTGGCCGGCGGGGTGGCGCTGTTCCTCGCGGGCAATGCCGCCTTCCGTGCGACGCTGCGCATCACACCGCTGCGTTTCCGCGCCGGCGCCGCGGTGGTCGCGCTCGCCACCGTGCCGCTCGGCACGCACGTCTCCTCCCTCGCCGAACTGGTCGCCCTGGTGCTCGCACTGGTCATGATGCTGCTCGCTGAAGCACGATGGGCGCCTTGCACCCATGACGAGAGGGGAAGCGCATGA